ATGCGTGTTTCCTccacttgttttcctttcgctcgccgtcgtcgttcgatgGGTTCGGCAAGCTTGATTGTACGCTCCGATGCGGTTGCCTTCAGGGCGGCTGGTTTGACGAAAGGAATCTTTTTCAAATCTGAAAAAGATaacgaagaaagaacttgGTAATCACGCAATTCCAACCAATCCTTATGTCTTTGCCATTCATCCGGCGACATGCCTTTTGGACCATTAATTTTCGGAAGCTCCACGCCCGCCAGCTGAGAGTAAATGGTGGTGGAACTTtgctttatctttttcttcaactgttCCTGGCGCTTTGGCGCTAACAAGTGTTGGTATTCCTCGTGAACGGCAAATAGATTCCGGACCCGTGGTAAAGCCAATTGCTGGATGCGTCGCGATGCATACGGTTCTTTATACGAGCGCACAATTTCGGTCTCTTGCCTGCGAGGAACCACCGCGTGGCGAGAAAACT
The DNA window shown above is from Anopheles cruzii unplaced genomic scaffold, idAnoCruzAS_RS32_06 scaffold03139_ctg1, whole genome shotgun sequence and carries:
- the LOC128276944 gene encoding uncharacterized protein LOC128276944 — protein: MANGSYVRYTPCHCPEGDHLRQQSDGLSSKQKRYKSTRRIDYLARPRYVHAKFSRHAVVPRRQETEIVRSYKEPYASRRIQQLALPRVRNLFAVHEEYQHLLAPKRQEQLKKKIKQSSTTIYSQLAGVELPKINGPKGMSPDEWQRHKDWLELRDYQVLSSLSFSDLKKIPFVKPAALKATASERTIKLAEPIERRRRAKGKQVEET